The Primulina huaijiensis isolate GDHJ02 chromosome 9, ASM1229523v2, whole genome shotgun sequence genomic interval CAAAATATTTGATCAGTACAATAAATATCAGTAAATTGAGTAATACCAGCTTCCAAGGTGCATGATCACTTTTGTCATTCAGGCAGATATCATGAACAGTAAGAGATAGCCTGGAGACAGATATTTCACCATCAGGGTAAAATTTGTAATCAAATCCTATCCCAGACAGTGCAAGTTCAAAGCATATGGTTGCATCCCTTCCAGAAGTCAGTATTGCAGAAGGCCGAGAAATATTCTGAAAGTTGTACCAGTCAGAACCACCATTCATTCTCCAAACAACATTCATGTTCTTCAAAATTATGCAACTCTCTGCTTTACCCACATCACCATTATTTGAATCACTTGAAGACGCCTCAATCTCAACAAGTTGCCGAACATTAGACTGCACATTCACTTTTGAAGCATGATTCTCTAAAATTCTAAGTGATGAATCCTCGTACCAGCCACACTTTCCAGTTTGAGCCACTCCAACAGTACCAGACTTGCAATAAAACATGTCAGATGACTGGCTCTTCAAAGATAATTCCGAGAGGGGGCGTAGGTCAGACAAGAAATATTCTTCGATTAACTCAGGGATCTTTTCATCTAATGATGTAGCCATGCTAGCTCGGACTTCAAGAGCCGAAAAATTCCTAGTATGAGGCAGATCCGCAGAGAGATGTTCTAGATCTCCTAAACATTGTTCGCCAAAAGAAATATCAGTTGACAACGACCGAAGATGTGGTTCAAAAAATTTAGCTTGGCCATCTGAGTTTACATCCAGCTGAAAGACATCTTCACATATTTCATCCATCAAGTTGCCTGTCTTGGGTCTATTATCTAGACTTGAAGTCCGAGTGTGAGAAACCGATGGAGGAGACTCGTTACCTAAGGTCCTCTCATCCACGTTCTCATGTACCTGTTGAGCATTTATCCACCTATTCTCCAAGTGCACAACATGTTCTAGCATATCAGGCGCAAAAACTTTTTGAAGTTGGGCAGCCAATCTAACCAACCCCAATGTTGTATCATGGCACGTGTTCAACACGATGTGTGACTCCTCACATTCTAATTCCCATGCATGGCCATTCTCACAGTTTGTCCTTAGAAGTGCTTCAACATGTGCCTCATGGGCAACTTTGACATAACCAGTCTTCCTAAGATGTTCTGCACTGTAGGTACCACTAACTAACTTAGATTCAGAAACTGTGCATAGAAGCAAACCTAGATCTTGAAGTCTAATTTTGTGCTCCCCTACTGTGCAATCATCTACACTTGTGTTAAAAAGTTTCAAGGAAGATGCTGCCAACAGACAAGAAACGTACAGTTCACCCATAGCTTCACTGGCGTTCATTTCAGAAGATATGACATCTGAACTTTCAGCAGCCATCAGTTTTTTAAAGTATGGTTCATAGTTTAAACCAACATCCACCAAATTAAGAACAAAAGAAGATCCACGAATTTCATCCAGACTCTTATCACCTGCTTGATCAGGTTCAGAAGATGGTAGActaaagaaagaaaatattgtATTGAACCAATCTAGGCGCCCCCCGATAGCAATGAAAGTGGCACTTCTGACAGTAATTGAAGTAAAATTATGACTACCCTCTGGATCCCACAAGTTTATAATTTCTGAACCTGAATACTTAGATGACAAAACATTTGAACCTTCTCCATTACCTCGCCCCATTGTAGAGTCATCACATGATATCAAAAGAAACTCTCTTTGTAGACCCTTGGTGATTGAACCCCACAGACTGCCCTGACCATGGGACACCCAGAGGAAATTGCCACTCCTTATTCCTCCGATATTTGACACAGAAAGTAATTCAAAATTGTACACTTGGAGTGTCAAACTATGCCAAGAACCAGGAAGTTCCTTAAGTGCAGAGTACTTGACATCACATGCTTGTTCTATGTTAACAGAAAGTGTAATAGAGCCGCATTCCACTAAAACTGATGTTTGAGATGTAGAATCCTCTTCTTCTTTACGGACTGGATCAGGAACAATGCACGGAAAATGCTCTATCACTTGATTTAGGAGCCCACATATGTTCTCATACTGATCTTTTCCTAGATCAATGGTTATAGGAGGTAATTGTGCATGCAAAAAATACGGAGAGCTCGACCTAATCTCTTGTCGACAATGAGTATCAAAATCAGTAATATCCTTAACAGTGGTTACTGAGGCGAACTCAAAACCTTTTCCACCAGGATTATCTTTACTCCTTGCATTCTCCGGTGGACAAGCCAAAAGCTTGGCTTTCTTTGCAATCCAAGGACCAGTCACAGCACCCTCCTGCCAAAACATACAAATGAGAGGCAGATGACCAGTTCCCTTTGTAACAGAAGCGATCTTCTCAACAGAAAATCTGGGCTCCTGCCTGTAGGTTCCACTTCCAACACTCTTATCCACTAAACTTGAGGAGATGTAAAATAGATATAAATTACCCAAATACAAATGCAAGGAGCATGACGCAGCCATAACATCTCTCTTGCTTGAACTTTCCAAAGGCTTTGTCTTAGCAGACTGTTTCTCCTTCCCTCCAATTTTGGATGAAACAATGTCAAAAGCAATAAACTGTTCATCACACAAGTAGCTGCTATAATTCTTATGCCCTCTGAGCGGGAAACAGAGTATTATTCTAGCATTTGGAAAGAATATATTACCCTCCAGGCTTTTCTTAGTCATACCGGATCCCTGTTGAAGTGAAATCTTTCCTTGATCACCCAGAGGTGAGGGCCCGTATCTTTTACTTTCTGATTTGAACACAAAACCACTCTCCATGGCAGTTTGTTTGATACAACTTGTcatttcattcataaaatccAACACCATACTGATTAAATCAAAGTTCACCCAGAAAACAAAAGGTGCCAGCTTCAAGGAAAAAGATGTTGGTCCCATTAACAAGCCACCAGAAGAACCTGAGTTCACTGTGACATGGCACTGACTGATGCCAGAGGTCTGAAGCAACTTTACACTGGCGTCTTTGCCATGAAAATCATTTATATTCGATATATGACTACAACTATTTTTGTCCCGGATACTCAATGAAATATCAACAAGACAACCACTGCAATGATCTAATCCTTGATCTTTACTCGACTTTTTAAAAGTTCGGAGAGCACTTTGTACACCATCTTGCATTTGTTGGATAAAGGAAATTTCACTTTTGGAATTTCCATTACAACCATGAGCCTGGAGACTTTCTGATTCATTCTCGGAATACAAGTGATCGATTAGTTGGATATGGTGCACAGTCGATTCAAATTTCATTTCTCGAGGGCGTACCTGTAAACCTTGcaatatatttatgttaaaGCGGTAAAATATTGAGAAAATCAAGTTCATCACATATTATTACTAAAATACAGCAAGAGAatgttgtataaaaaaaatgagtaaTAAAATATCCTGATCCAAATACCTGGAAGACAACCAAGAGGTCCATCAATTGGGCACACACACAACGATTATGAAAAGCAGCATCGCCCTCATCATTCTTGATTTTTGCGGGCTCTTTCTGGTCTTCATcagtaaaagaaaaaagaagggATATTTTTGAAATGCTCGcattaaaatttgtttcaacatgCTGTTGCTCTGCACCCAGGAGAAGAGAAAGCTATATCAGTTTCTATGATAAATACAAAACCAACAAAGGAAAATTTAACAGGCATTTGCATAGGAAGAAAATGTAAAGAAACTAGGGTATGCACTTCAATTATGAAAACAAATTGGAAGGCACACCATCACAACAAAACAAACTACAAACAAGGTGCACTCCACAGCATAATCACTCCATAGCTTCATATGGAGTGTGCATAAAACAATGAATCACATGCTAAATAAAGCATTTGCAACAATAAGATGATCCAAGTGCCACTGTTTTTTTATAATCGCCAATAGAAAATGTACTCACTCCACTTATATTAACGATATTAAAGACCAGAGCACCAAAGCAGTGAAGCCAATGGTGCTATCATCTCTATCATGAGTTATCAGTTGATGAGGGAATGCTTGGCAAAGTTAACATCAATCATTCACTGAAATAAATTCAGAAGTCCCAAACCCaccaaatatataaattaacatTATTCTTTTGTTCACCACATGGCACACCACATTTCACTACCCGACTTCTTCGCTCACCCACTTAGCCACAAGAGGAGTGAAcgagaaagtaaaaaaaaaaggtgaaaAAAGACTAATTCTGAAATCATATATAAtcatatgaatttaaaaaatgaatagaCGCGAAGGTATGAGACGTAAAGTGCATACCACAGGCGACGTGTAACGATCCAGACGCAAGGTTGGATGCAGTAGTTATTGCGCTAAACACAGAACAAGTCCAATTCCACATGCCACTGTTCCCTATAGCTGATTGTGAATTTCTTAGCCCATCAAAACACTCAAAAAACTGGTCCACGCTGCCaagaaatgaaatatatataaggAAAGTGTTTAAATGGACTAAACTATTGCCGAAAAGTTAACATATGATCTGGTGACCAAAAAGCGGACATTTATAGTCTCAATGAAAAACTACAACGAGATGATTTTAATAGTACAGATAAACAAAATGTCACAAGACTTTTCAATTACTCACACATTATACAAGTCACCTATGCTGATTGCATTTTCTAATCAAAGAACATATGAAAGTGGTCAGATAAGAAGGTTGAAAATTTGGTGATTGGTCCTCTGgccattctgattttccaactATCTAAGAGTCTGGAACAAAAAATCTATCTTAGGTTTGATAAGGGCATTGTACCTCTCCCACTTTCTCAATTGACAATTGGTCTCTTTTGTCTGTTCCAGACTCGTAGATTGTTTTGTTCTAAAACCACTAGGTTGAGAAA includes:
- the LOC140984664 gene encoding autophagy-related protein 2-like isoform X1; the encoded protein is MFTWSIAKSAEAMFSRWAVKRLCKFLLKKKLGQFILGDIDLNQLDVQLRAGTIQLTDLALNVDYINHKFGTAAVFVKEGSIGSLKVTMPWKDGGCRIEVDELEVVLAPRRVKVSEDKHESCSDPKKDHTSFSHVSSNLENEVVNSELTNVAVDVHEGVKTIAKMVKWLLTSFHVKIKKLIVAFDPLLEEENKKGLDQTLVLRIGEVECGTHISEDYSSSSSTKVHNFLGFGRLTNFMKFQGAVLELLHMDGLDHQSPPEVRTETTHVDWFSGHSSSGSMTTIVSGEKGGFSGSLKLSIPLKNGSLDICKVDTDLNIEPLELRLQPSTIRCFIFLWGLFKDIGEQCEDHNHHGLPNSSLAPSCCIPPDKGTLSNEGFAGNFCVMEKEPTNALLSESHLISDWVSKIQIDRNNEEPDFGASVDQFFECFDGLRNSQSAIGNSGMWNWTCSVFSAITTASNLASGSLHVACEQQHVETNFNASISKISLLFSFTDEDQKEPAKIKNDEGDAAFHNRCVCAQLMDLLVVFQVRPREMKFESTVHHIQLIDHLYSENESESLQAHGCNGNSKSEISFIQQMQDGVQSALRTFKKSSKDQGLDHCSGCLVDISLSIRDKNSCSHISNINDFHGKDASVKLLQTSGISQCHVTVNSGSSGGLLMGPTSFSLKLAPFVFWVNFDLISMVLDFMNEMTSCIKQTAMESGFVFKSESKRYGPSPLGDQGKISLQQGSGMTKKSLEGNIFFPNARIILCFPLRGHKNYSSYLCDEQFIAFDIVSSKIGGKEKQSAKTKPLESSSKRDVMAASCSLHLYLGNLYLFYISSSLVDKSVGSGTYRQEPRFSVEKIASVTKGTGHLPLICMFWQEGAVTGPWIAKKAKLLACPPENARSKDNPGGKGFEFASVTTVKDITDFDTHCRQEIRSSSPYFLHAQLPPITIDLGKDQYENICGLLNQVIEHFPCIVPDPVRKEEEDSTSQTSVLVECGSITLSVNIEQACDVKYSALKELPGSWHSLTLQVYNFELLSVSNIGGIRSGNFLWVSHGQGSLWGSITKGLQREFLLISCDDSTMGRGNGEGSNVLSSKYSGSEIINLWDPEGSHNFTSITVRSATFIAIGGRLDWFNTIFSFFSLPSSEPDQAGDKSLDEIRGSSFVLNLVDVGLNYEPYFKKLMAAESSDVISSEMNASEAMGELYVSCLLAASSLKLFNTSVDDCTVGEHKIRLQDLGLLLCTVSESKLVSGTYSAEHLRKTGYVKVAHEAHVEALLRTNCENGHAWELECEESHIVLNTCHDTTLGLVRLAAQLQKVFAPDMLEHVVHLENRWINAQQVHENVDERTLGNESPPSVSHTRTSSLDNRPKTGNLMDEICEDVFQLDVNSDGQAKFFEPHLRSLSTDISFGEQCLGDLEHLSADLPHTRNFSALEVRASMATSLDEKIPELIEEYFLSDLRPLSELSLKSQSSDMFYCKSGTVGVAQTGKCGWYEDSSLRILENHASKVNVQSNVRQLVEIEASSSDSNNGDVGKAESCIILKNMNVVWRMNGGSDWYNFQNISRPSAILTSGRDATICFELALSGIGFDYKFYPDGEISVSRLSLTVHDICLNDKSDHAPWKLVLGYYQSKKHPRKFSSKAVKLNLEAVKPEPSIPLEENRLRIALLPMRLHLHQSQLNFLINFFGNNNSSSEPSPNTPSFSDKPEEQPEKSGNLPGSVISVEAFLPYFQKFDIWPLLIRVDYSPCHVDLTALSGGKYVELINLVPWKDVELQLKHVEGAGLYGWNSVCETILGEWLEDISKNQIHKLLKGLPPIKSLVAVGSGAAKLVSLPVKNYRKDHRLIKGMQRGTIAFLRSISIEAIGLGVHLAGGAHNILLQAEYILTSIPPSVPWQVESRVATTVRSNQPKDAQQGIHQACQSMTDGLGKSASALVQTPLKKLQRGAGVGSALATAVRASPAAAIAPASAAAHAVHCALLGFRNSLDPEHKRESLEKYLGRAPPRESMQ
- the LOC140984664 gene encoding autophagy-related protein 2-like isoform X2; translated protein: MFTWSIAKSAEAMFSRWAVKRLCKFLLKKKLGQFILGDIDLNQLDVQLRAGTIQLTDLALNVDYINHKFGTAAVFVKEGSIGSLKVTMPWKDGGCRIEVDELEVVLAPRRVKVSEDKHESCSDPKKDHTSFSHVSSNLENEVVNSELTNVAVDVHEGVKTIAKMVKWLLTSFHVKIKKLIVAFDPLLEEENKKGLDQTLVLRIGEVECGTHISEDYSSSSSTKVHNFLGFGRLTNFMKFQGAVLELLHMDGLDHQSPPEVRTETTHVDWFSGHSSSGSMTTIVSGEKGGFSGSLKLSIPLKNGSLDICKVDTDLNIEPLELRLQPSTIRCFIFLWGLFKDIGEQCEDHNHHGLPNSSLAPSCCIPPDKGTLSNEGFAGNFCVMEKEPTNALLSESHLISDWVSKIQIDRNNEEPDFGASVDQFFECFDGLRNSQSAIGNSGMWNWTCSVFSAITTASNLASGSLHVACEQQHVETNFNASISKISLLFSFTDEDQKEPAKIKNDEGDAAFHNRCVCAQLMDLLVVFQVRPREMKFESTVHHIQLIDHLYSENESESLQAHGCNGNSKSEISFIQQMQDGVQSALRTFKKSSKDQGLDHCSGCLVDISLSIRDKNSCSHISNINDFHGKDASVKLLQTSGISQCHVTVNSGSSGGLLMGPTSFSLKLAPFVFWVNFDLISMVLDFMNEMTSCIKQTAMESGFVFKSESKRYGPSPLGDQGKISLQQGSGMTKKSLEGNIFFPNARIILCFPLRGHKNYSSYLCDEQFIAFDIVSSKIGGKEKQSAKTKPLESSSKRDVMAASCSLHLYLGNLYLFYISSSLVDKSVGSGTYRQEPRFSVEKIASVTKGTGHLPLICMFWQEGAVTGPWIAKKAKLLACPPENARSKDNPGGKGFEFASVTTVKDITDFDTHCRQEIRSSSPYFLHAQLPPITIDLGKDQYENICGLLNQVIEHFPCIVPDPVRKEEEDSTSQTSVLVECGSITLSVNIEQACDVKYSALKELPGSWHSLTLQVYNFELLSVSNIGGIRSGNFLWVSHGQGSLWGSITKGLQREFLLISCDDSTMGRGNGEGSNVLSSKYSGSEIINLWDPEGSHNFTSITVRSATFIAIGGRLDWFNTIFSFFSLPSSEPDQAGDKSLDEIRGSSFVLNLVDVGLNYEPYFKKLMAAESSDVISSEMNASEAMGELYVSCLLAASSLKLFNTSVDDCTVGEHKIRLQDLGLLLCTVSESKLVSGTYSAEHLRKTGYVKVAHEAHVEALLRTNCENGHAWELECEESHIVLNTCHDTTLGLVRLAAQLQKVFAPDMLEHVVHLENRWINAQQVHENVDERTLGNESPPSVSHTRTSSLDNRPKTGNLMDEICEDVFQLDVNSDGQAKFFEPHLRSLSTDISFGEQCLGDLEHLSADLPHTRNFSALEVRASMATSLDEKIPELIEEYFLSDLRPLSELSLKSQSSDMFYCKSGTVGVAQTGKCGWYEDSSLRILENHASKVNVQSNVRQLVEIEASSSDSNNGDVGKAESCIILKNMNVVWRMNGGSDWYNFQNISRPSAILTSGRDATICFELALSGIGFDYKFYPDGEISVSRLSLTVHDICLNDKSDHAPWKLVLGYYQSKKHPRKFSSKAVKLNLEAVKPEPSIPLEENRNLIYGLC